A region from the Desulfomarina profundi genome encodes:
- a CDS encoding bacterioferritin-associated ferredoxin, translating into MSKLICYCFNYSVKDIEEDVIKNGRSMIQERIVREKKDGACQCHTRNPSGK; encoded by the coding sequence ATGAGTAAGCTTATTTGTTATTGTTTTAATTATTCGGTGAAAGATATTGAAGAAGATGTGATTAAAAACGGCAGATCTATGATTCAGGAACGAATCGTGCGGGAAAAAAAAGATGGAGCCTGTCAGTGTCATACCAGGAATCCCTCGGGTAAATGA
- a CDS encoding NADP-dependent isocitrate dehydrogenase yields MKKIQVKNPVVELDGDEMTRIIWKFIKEKLILPYLDMDLKYYDLSIQKRDETEDHITVEAAEAINRYRVGIKCATITPDEARVKEFNLKQMWRSPNGTIRNIIGGTVFRQPILCSNVPRLVPGWTKPIVIGRHAFGDQYRATDFLVPGAGKLIMRFEPADGGETIEHEVFDFPDSGCAMGMYNLDASIRGFARSCMNYGLNLGWPVYLSTKNTILKQYDGRFKDIFQNVFDQEFKDKFAEAGITYEHRLIDDMVASALKWEGGFVWACKNYDGDVQSDTVAQGFGSLGLMTSVLMTEDGGTVEAEAAHGTVTRHYREHQKGNKTSTNPIASIFAWTRGLWYRGKFDENLELMNFAETLEKVCVDTVESGYMTKDLALLIGAEQTFLTTEEFLEKLDENLKKTLKRY; encoded by the coding sequence ATGAAAAAAATACAAGTTAAAAATCCTGTCGTTGAACTCGACGGCGATGAAATGACCAGAATCATATGGAAATTTATAAAAGAAAAACTGATTCTTCCTTATCTCGACATGGATCTGAAATACTACGATCTTTCCATCCAAAAAAGAGATGAAACCGAAGACCACATCACGGTGGAGGCGGCTGAAGCCATCAACCGCTACAGGGTCGGTATTAAATGCGCGACCATCACCCCCGATGAGGCGCGGGTCAAAGAATTCAACCTGAAACAGATGTGGCGTTCGCCTAATGGTACCATCCGTAATATCATCGGTGGCACAGTCTTCAGGCAACCGATTCTCTGCAGCAATGTCCCACGACTTGTCCCGGGATGGACAAAACCGATCGTCATCGGCCGTCATGCCTTTGGGGATCAGTATAGGGCCACGGACTTTCTCGTCCCGGGAGCTGGCAAGCTCATCATGAGATTTGAACCTGCAGATGGCGGTGAAACCATTGAACATGAGGTATTTGACTTTCCCGATTCAGGTTGCGCCATGGGTATGTACAATCTTGACGCCTCTATCCGCGGTTTTGCCCGCTCCTGCATGAATTACGGGCTGAATCTTGGCTGGCCGGTCTATCTCTCCACCAAAAATACCATTCTCAAACAGTATGACGGTCGGTTCAAGGATATCTTTCAGAATGTTTTTGACCAGGAATTCAAAGATAAATTTGCAGAGGCGGGAATCACCTACGAACACCGGCTCATTGATGATATGGTGGCGTCAGCTCTGAAATGGGAAGGCGGTTTCGTCTGGGCCTGTAAAAACTACGATGGAGATGTCCAGTCGGATACGGTCGCCCAGGGTTTCGGCTCCCTTGGGCTGATGACATCGGTTCTCATGACTGAAGACGGTGGCACAGTTGAAGCTGAGGCCGCCCACGGCACAGTAACACGTCATTACCGTGAACATCAGAAAGGCAATAAAACCTCGACAAACCCGATAGCATCAATTTTCGCCTGGACCCGCGGTCTCTGGTATCGAGGAAAATTTGACGAAAACCTGGAACTTATGAACTTTGCCGAGACCCTGGAAAAAGTCTGTGTGGATACGGTGGAATCAGGTTATATGACCAAGGATCTTGCTCTGCTCATCGGTGCGGAACAGACATTTCTTACTACTGAAGAATTCCTGGAAAAACTTGATGAAAACCTCAAAAAAACGTTAAAAAGATACTAA